The Cottoperca gobio chromosome 22, fCotGob3.1, whole genome shotgun sequence genome contains a region encoding:
- the gfra4a gene encoding GDNF family receptor alpha-4a isoform X2 yields the protein MALSAGESDCLRAGDTCSSDDSCSPRLRTLRQCVAGDGSVKLGPGARNQCENAMTALLSTPLHRCQCKRGMKKEKNCLSIYWSLHQSVLHGLSLVEDYPYEPEERGSDYVRLASIAAESEVTTVNRCLDAAKACNIDETCQKLRTEYVSSCIQPSARSGPCNRAKCNKALRKFFDRVPPDYTHELLFCPCTDTACSERRRQTIVPSCSYEDKEKPNCLAQLRICKADYVCRSRWAQFQYDCQPSEQSASGCKQENYGACLLAHTGLIGSTITPNYLDNSTSNVGPWCSCTASGNHREQCSDLLTSFHDNVCLKNAIQAFGNGSDVKTGASQPGMPSPTTDNHSPHVATTAPGVSMETEQNILRAQIPTQVNENDRLWGDEGDSTLPSPGLSDRAAEPVRLSLLLGFGWLFTLLLSDQ from the exons ATGGCCCTCTCTGCAGGCGAGAGTGACTGCCTGCGTGCCGGAGACACCTGCTCCAGCGACGACTCATGCAGCCCGCGCCTGCGCACCCTCAGGCAGTGTGTGGCGGGGGACGGCAGCGTGAAGCTGGGGCCCGGGGCGCGAAACCAGTGCGAGAATGCCATGACGGCGCTGCTGTCCACTCCTCTGCACCGCTGCCAGTGTAAACGAGgaatgaagaaggagaagaactgCCTGAGTATCTACTGGAGTCTGCATCAGTCTGTGCTGCACG GACTCAGCCTGGTGGAGGATTACCCGTACGAACCGGAGGAGAGGGGCTCCGACTATGTTCGTCTGGCTTCCATTGCTGCAG AGTCTGAAGTAACAACGGTGAACCGCTGCCTGGATGCCGCCAAGGCGTGTAACATAGATGAGACGTGTCAGAAGCTTCGTACGGAATACGTCTCATCCTGCATCCAGCCGTCAGCCCGCTCGGGGCCATGTAACCGAGCAAAGTGCAACAAGGCACTGAGGAAGTTCTTTGACCGCGTTCCCCCCGACTACACCCACGAGCTGCTGTTCTGTCCCTGCACCGACACGGCCTGCTCAGAGCGCCGGCGGCAAACCATCGTGCCGTCCTGCTCCTACGAAGACAAGGAGAAGCCCAACTGCCTGGCCCAGCTGCGGATCTGCAAAGCAGACTACGTGTGCAG GTCTCGCTGGGCACAGTTCCAGTATGATTGCCAACCTTCCGAGCAGAGCGCCAGTGGCTGCAAGCAGGAGAACTACGGAGCATGTCTACTTGCGCACACCGGCCTGATTG GAagcacaataactcccaactaCCTTGACAACTCCACATCCAACGTGGGACCCTGGTGCTCCTGCACAGCGAGCGGCAACCACAGGGAGCAATGCAGCGACTTGCTCACTTCCTTCCACGACAACGTCTGCCTGA AAAATGCCATCCAGGCTTTCGGGAACGGATCGGATGTGAAGACGGGGGCCAGCCAGCCCGGGATGCCCAGTCCAACCACGGACAACCACAGCCCGCACGTGGCAACCACCGCCCCGGGCGTCTCGAtggaaacagagcagaacaTTCTGAGAGCACAGATACCTACTCAG GTGAACGAGAACGACCGGTTGTGGGGCGACGAGGGAGACTCCACTCTGCCCTCTCCGGGCCTGTCGGACCGTGCGGCCGAGCCCGTCCGCCTGTCTCTGCTGCTGGGCTTCGGTTGGCTGTTCACGCTGCTGCTCTCCGACCAATAA
- the gfra4a gene encoding GDNF family receptor alpha-4a isoform X1 → MSHSIMDFLGLYFLQLALIGVPRMALSAGESDCLRAGDTCSSDDSCSPRLRTLRQCVAGDGSVKLGPGARNQCENAMTALLSTPLHRCQCKRGMKKEKNCLSIYWSLHQSVLHGLSLVEDYPYEPEERGSDYVRLASIAAESEVTTVNRCLDAAKACNIDETCQKLRTEYVSSCIQPSARSGPCNRAKCNKALRKFFDRVPPDYTHELLFCPCTDTACSERRRQTIVPSCSYEDKEKPNCLAQLRICKADYVCRSRWAQFQYDCQPSEQSASGCKQENYGACLLAHTGLIGSTITPNYLDNSTSNVGPWCSCTASGNHREQCSDLLTSFHDNVCLKNAIQAFGNGSDVKTGASQPGMPSPTTDNHSPHVATTAPGVSMETEQNILRAQIPTQVNENDRLWGDEGDSTLPSPGLSDRAAEPVRLSLLLGFGWLFTLLLSDQ, encoded by the exons gAGTCCCACGCATGGCCCTCTCTGCAGGCGAGAGTGACTGCCTGCGTGCCGGAGACACCTGCTCCAGCGACGACTCATGCAGCCCGCGCCTGCGCACCCTCAGGCAGTGTGTGGCGGGGGACGGCAGCGTGAAGCTGGGGCCCGGGGCGCGAAACCAGTGCGAGAATGCCATGACGGCGCTGCTGTCCACTCCTCTGCACCGCTGCCAGTGTAAACGAGgaatgaagaaggagaagaactgCCTGAGTATCTACTGGAGTCTGCATCAGTCTGTGCTGCACG GACTCAGCCTGGTGGAGGATTACCCGTACGAACCGGAGGAGAGGGGCTCCGACTATGTTCGTCTGGCTTCCATTGCTGCAG AGTCTGAAGTAACAACGGTGAACCGCTGCCTGGATGCCGCCAAGGCGTGTAACATAGATGAGACGTGTCAGAAGCTTCGTACGGAATACGTCTCATCCTGCATCCAGCCGTCAGCCCGCTCGGGGCCATGTAACCGAGCAAAGTGCAACAAGGCACTGAGGAAGTTCTTTGACCGCGTTCCCCCCGACTACACCCACGAGCTGCTGTTCTGTCCCTGCACCGACACGGCCTGCTCAGAGCGCCGGCGGCAAACCATCGTGCCGTCCTGCTCCTACGAAGACAAGGAGAAGCCCAACTGCCTGGCCCAGCTGCGGATCTGCAAAGCAGACTACGTGTGCAG GTCTCGCTGGGCACAGTTCCAGTATGATTGCCAACCTTCCGAGCAGAGCGCCAGTGGCTGCAAGCAGGAGAACTACGGAGCATGTCTACTTGCGCACACCGGCCTGATTG GAagcacaataactcccaactaCCTTGACAACTCCACATCCAACGTGGGACCCTGGTGCTCCTGCACAGCGAGCGGCAACCACAGGGAGCAATGCAGCGACTTGCTCACTTCCTTCCACGACAACGTCTGCCTGA AAAATGCCATCCAGGCTTTCGGGAACGGATCGGATGTGAAGACGGGGGCCAGCCAGCCCGGGATGCCCAGTCCAACCACGGACAACCACAGCCCGCACGTGGCAACCACCGCCCCGGGCGTCTCGAtggaaacagagcagaacaTTCTGAGAGCACAGATACCTACTCAG GTGAACGAGAACGACCGGTTGTGGGGCGACGAGGGAGACTCCACTCTGCCCTCTCCGGGCCTGTCGGACCGTGCGGCCGAGCCCGTCCGCCTGTCTCTGCTGCTGGGCTTCGGTTGGCTGTTCACGCTGCTGCTCTCCGACCAATAA